In one Oncorhynchus masou masou isolate Uvic2021 chromosome 23, UVic_Omas_1.1, whole genome shotgun sequence genomic region, the following are encoded:
- the LOC135510658 gene encoding perilipin-2-like isoform X1 has translation MEVVEVVNNQNVVERVTSLPLVSSTYDMVSSAYCTTKDNHPYLKSMCEVAEQGVRNLTTAALTGAAPIIGKLEPQISMANDLACKGLDKIEKTLPILHQPSEQIVANAKYAVTGAKDVMSNTVTGAKDSVSHTLTNAVDRTRGVVQDGVEMTRAAVQDGMQMTRAAVSGSVNTVMESRVAQMVSSGMDTALTTSESLVDQYLPCTEDELEIEAKMVEGFDVAKDAPSYYVRLGSLSTKLRKRAYHKALAQVKDAKQRSQESISQLNHTVDLIEYARKNIDGANQKVKGKLSSLIEWKSNEEADGNEAENIESRTLAIARSLTQQLQTTCQVLVSGLQGLPQNIQKEALFLSHSASQVYSSFSKAAAFGDLSDGVLASSKAQLGKMKESLDDVMDYLVNNTSLNWLVPDSTLSDLSSVEDDEMSDETSTNKPLSAPIAHQ, from the exons ATGGAAGTCGTTGAAGTCGTCAATAACCAG AATGTGGTTGAGAGGGTGACCAGCCTCCCATTGGTGAGCTCCACCTATGACATGGTGTCCAGTGCCTACTGCACCACCAAGGATAACCACCCCTACCTCAAGTCTATGTGTGAGGTGGCCGAGCAGGGGGTTAGGAACCTCACCACTGCAGCGCTCACCGGTGCAGCACCCATCATCGGCAAGCTGGAGCCACAAA TTTCCATGGCCAATGACTTGGCCTGCAAAGGTCTGGATAAGATTGAGAAGACCTTGCCAATCCTGCACCAGCCTTCTGAGCAG ATTGTCGCCAACGCCAAGTATGCAGTGACCGGTGCCAAAGACGTGATGTCCAACACCGTCACAGGGGCCAAGGACAGTGTGTCCCACACCTTGACCAATGCAGTGGACCGGACCAGGGGTGTCGTGCAGGACGGCGTGGAGATGACTCGTGCTGCTGTCCAGGATGGTATGCAGATGACCCGGGCTGCGGTCAGCGGCAGCGTGAATACGGTGATGGAAAGCCGTGTGGCCCAGATGGTCAGCAGCGGAATGGACACGGCACTCACCACCTCCGAGAGCCTGGTGGACCAGTACCTGCCTTGCACTGAGGACGAGTTGG AAATCGAGGCTAAAATGGTCGAAGGATTCGACGTGGCGAAGGATGCACCTAGCTACTATGTCCGTCTGGGCTCTCTGTCTACCAAGCTGCGTAAGAGGGCGTACCACAAGGCTCTGGCCCAGGTCAAAGACGCCAAGCAGCGCAGCCAGGAGTCCATCTCACAACTCAACCACACTGTAGACCTG ATTGAATACGCCAGAAAGAATATTGACGGAGCTAACCAGAAGGTGAAAGGGAAACTGAGCTCCCTGATTGAGTGGAAGTCTAATGAGGAAGCCGATGGCAATGAGGCTGAG AATATAGAGTCAAGGACCCTGGCCATAGCACGCTCCCTCACCCAGCAGCTGCAGACAACGTGCCAGGTGCTGGTGTCTGGCCTGCAGGGCCTTCCCCAGAACATCCAGAAGGAGGCGCTCTTCCTCAGCCACTCCGCCTCCCAGGTCTACTCCAGCTTCAGCAAAGCGGCGGCGTTTGGGGACCTGTCGGATGGCGTGCTGGCCAGCAGCAAGGCCCAGCTGGGCAAGATGAAGGAGTCGCTGGATGACGTCATGGACTACCTGGTTAACAACACATCCCTCAACTGGCTG GTACCAGACTCTACCTTGTCCGACCTCTCGTCAGTTGAGGATGATGAAATGTCAGATGAGACCAGCACCAACAAACCTCTATCAGCTCCCATTGCTCACCAATAA
- the LOC135510657 gene encoding stabilizer of axonemal microtubules 2-like gives MFQAISGIWRCPPLPMRHHHCSRGSLPEEPCVLIPGCMVSEYQEKYPAYCTTVVRAAKKQNNEYQRLEGRISNMTTFKSDYVAHEVTQRPPKVTKVYVPPDGRMRHSSTYARDYPTHPVQKHIMTKPEEYHPPTAKMVAQSLYKGEFRAWHNQKVQPYRTCDNLKLNDSKFEVTTTFQDDYCQKGPAVARESFKPAADARETLPFDGATNYQTQYVPHPVQPRQPKERAVYRPTSAPLNGVSTHRQDYRGLPAEPAKPFRAKVAWESSPAVFQGTSEFRDQYKAWPLQPKHRHQAEEYCPPEGTMVGLSTAHADYVDHESQQRPQSARPRVEAWTKEAREPLQTRSTMKEDYRTWDVVRRPPMVYADELEKPKGAFANTTTFRSAYTPKTAERATSFKPTQKLLSPQSMDEDSIYRSTYTPKEIPPCPARDGCPPGFEYSSMGAGGHRLYRTISVRETGLSQLAAATSDKPSYSHSRKSCRVPSRAKRAP, from the exons ATGTTTCAAGCTATATCCGGAATTTGGAGATGCCCACCTTTGCCAATGAG GCATCACCACTGCTCACGAGGATCCCTTCCAGAGGAACCGTGTGTCCTGATCCCCGGCTGCATGGTCTCGGAATACCAGGAAAAGTACCCTGCCTACTGCACCACTGTTGTCCGGGCAGCCAAGAAGCAGAATAATGAGTATCAGCGTCTGGAGGGAAGGATATCCAACATGACTACTTTCAA GTCAGACTACGTGGCCCATGAAGTGACCCAGAGGCCCCCAAAGGTCACCAAGGTGTATGTGCCACCTGACGGGAGAATGAGACACAGCAGCACCTACGCCAGGGACTACCCAACACACCCTGTTCAGAAGCACATCATGACCAAGCCAGAAGAGTATCATCCGCCCACAGCAAAGATGGTCGCTCAGTCCTTATACAAAG GGGAATTCCGAGCATGGCACAACCAGAAAGTCCAACCCTACAGGACCTGTGACAACCTGAAGCTGAACGACAGCAAGTTCGAGGTGACCACCACCTTCCAAGACGACTACTGCCAGAAGGGCCCAGCCGTGGCCAGGGAGAGCTTCAAACCGGCTGCCGATGCCCGGGAGACCCTGCCCTTTGACGGCGCCACCAACTACCAGACGCAGTATGTCCCCCACCCGGTCCAGCCCAGGCAGCCCAAAGAGAGGGCCGTCTACAGGCCCACCAGCGCCCCCCTCAATGGGGTCTCCACCCACAGGCAGGATTACCGGGGCCTGCCAGCTGAGCCCGCCAAGCCCTTTAGGGCCAAGGTGGCCTGGGAGAGCAGCCCGGCTGTATTCCAGGGGACCAGTGAGTTCCGCGACCAGTACAAGGCCTGGCCCCTGCAGCCCAAGCACCGGCACCAGGCTGAGGAGTACTGCCCACCCGAGGGCACTATGGTCGGTCTGTCCACAGCTCATGCTGACTATGTCGACCACGAGAGCCAGCAGCGGCCCCAGTCCGCACGTCCCCGGGTCGAGGCCTGGACAAAGGAGGCCAGAGAGCCCCTCCAGACCAGGTCCACCATGAAGGAGGACTACCGGACCTGGGACGTGGTCCGTCGTCCCCCCATGGTCTACGCAGATGAGCTAGAGAAACCCAAGGGGGCTTTCGCCAACACCACCACCTTCCGCTCAGCATACACGCCCAAGACGGCCGAGCGCGCCACCAGCTTTAAACCCACCCAGAAGCTGCTGAGCCCCCAGTCCATGGATGAAGACTCCATCTATCGTTCCACCTACACACCCAAGGAGATCCCACCTTGTCCAGCCCGGGATGGCTGTCCTCCTGGCTTTGAGTACAGCTCCATGGGGGCTGGAGGACACAGGCTGTACCGAACCATCTCGGTACGGGAAACGGGGCTGAGTCAGCTGGCCGCTGCAACGTCCGATAAGCCCTCTTACTCCCACAGCAGAAAGAGCTGCAGGGTCCCCAGCCGAGCCAAGAGGGCGCCATAG
- the LOC135510658 gene encoding perilipin-2-like isoform X2 — MEVVEVVNNQNVVERVTSLPLVSSTYDMVSSAYCTTKDNHPYLKSMCEVAEQGVRNLTTAALTGAAPIIGKLEPQISMANDLACKGLDKIEKTLPILHQPSEQIVANAKYAVTGAKDVMSNTVTGAKDSVSHTLTNAVDRTRGVVQDGVEMTRAAVQDGMQMTRAAVSGSVNTVMESRVAQMVSSGMDTALTTSESLVDQYLPCTEDELEIEAKMVEGFDVAKDAPSYYVRLGSLSTKLRKRAYHKALAQVKDAKQRSQESISQLNHTVDLIEYARKNIDGANQKVKGKLSSLIEWKSNEEADGNEAENIESRTLAIARSLTQQLQTTCQVLVSGLQGLPQNIQKEALFLSHSASQVYSSFSKAAAFGDLSDGVLASSKAQLGKMKESLDDVMDYLVNNTSLNWLVGPFYPRLAPPPTATSSQSQKTPAPAVEMKSME, encoded by the exons ATGGAAGTCGTTGAAGTCGTCAATAACCAG AATGTGGTTGAGAGGGTGACCAGCCTCCCATTGGTGAGCTCCACCTATGACATGGTGTCCAGTGCCTACTGCACCACCAAGGATAACCACCCCTACCTCAAGTCTATGTGTGAGGTGGCCGAGCAGGGGGTTAGGAACCTCACCACTGCAGCGCTCACCGGTGCAGCACCCATCATCGGCAAGCTGGAGCCACAAA TTTCCATGGCCAATGACTTGGCCTGCAAAGGTCTGGATAAGATTGAGAAGACCTTGCCAATCCTGCACCAGCCTTCTGAGCAG ATTGTCGCCAACGCCAAGTATGCAGTGACCGGTGCCAAAGACGTGATGTCCAACACCGTCACAGGGGCCAAGGACAGTGTGTCCCACACCTTGACCAATGCAGTGGACCGGACCAGGGGTGTCGTGCAGGACGGCGTGGAGATGACTCGTGCTGCTGTCCAGGATGGTATGCAGATGACCCGGGCTGCGGTCAGCGGCAGCGTGAATACGGTGATGGAAAGCCGTGTGGCCCAGATGGTCAGCAGCGGAATGGACACGGCACTCACCACCTCCGAGAGCCTGGTGGACCAGTACCTGCCTTGCACTGAGGACGAGTTGG AAATCGAGGCTAAAATGGTCGAAGGATTCGACGTGGCGAAGGATGCACCTAGCTACTATGTCCGTCTGGGCTCTCTGTCTACCAAGCTGCGTAAGAGGGCGTACCACAAGGCTCTGGCCCAGGTCAAAGACGCCAAGCAGCGCAGCCAGGAGTCCATCTCACAACTCAACCACACTGTAGACCTG ATTGAATACGCCAGAAAGAATATTGACGGAGCTAACCAGAAGGTGAAAGGGAAACTGAGCTCCCTGATTGAGTGGAAGTCTAATGAGGAAGCCGATGGCAATGAGGCTGAG AATATAGAGTCAAGGACCCTGGCCATAGCACGCTCCCTCACCCAGCAGCTGCAGACAACGTGCCAGGTGCTGGTGTCTGGCCTGCAGGGCCTTCCCCAGAACATCCAGAAGGAGGCGCTCTTCCTCAGCCACTCCGCCTCCCAGGTCTACTCCAGCTTCAGCAAAGCGGCGGCGTTTGGGGACCTGTCGGATGGCGTGCTGGCCAGCAGCAAGGCCCAGCTGGGCAAGATGAAGGAGTCGCTGGATGACGTCATGGACTACCTGGTTAACAACACATCCCTCAACTGGCTGGTAGGTCCCTTTTACCCCCGGCTGGCACCACCCCCCACCGCCACGTCCTCCCAGTCTCAGAAGACACCAGCCCCCGCAGTGGAGATGAAATCAATGGAATAA